The following are from one region of the Tachysurus fulvidraco isolate hzauxx_2018 chromosome 15, HZAU_PFXX_2.0, whole genome shotgun sequence genome:
- the LOC113638148 gene encoding chymotrypsinogen A-like, with amino-acid sequence MKIILWKVVCVVCILFLNATGSLSQLRVCGQAPLNNKIVGGQDAALGSWPWQVIVQSATTLCGGSLISQNWVLTAAHCLKMNGIPFTASQITVSRRLENGTVMETINAIKLIIHEGYNDTTVVNDIALVQLSSSVQFNDYFRPVCLAASNSSFPSGTNVWATGWGRINNINSDVAQKLQEVKLQIVSNSDCAQKYSPFIITDGMMCAISPVGGQDTCQGDSGGPLEVKFNGSWIQGGIVSFTSVRGCASPSIPSGYTRVSQYEDWINNNTGNNQPEFVAFSFGSYISLNHFCLFLSFTIIPFILPSLSIY; translated from the exons ATGAAGATCATTTTGTGGAAAGTCGTGTGTGTTGTATGCATTCTATTCCTTAATGCTACAG gTTCATTGTCTCAGCTCAGAG TTTGTGGTCAGGCTCCTCTGAACAACAAGATTGTTGGTGGTCAAGATGCTGCTCTTGGTTCCTGGCCTTGGCAGGTTATTGTTCAGTCAGCAACCACCCTCTGTGGTGGCAGTCTGATCAGTCAGAACTGGGTCTTAACAGCTGCTCACTGTTTGAAAATGAATGGAATACC ttttaCTGCATCTCAAATCACAGTCTCACGACGACTTGAAAATGGGACTGTAATGGAGACaataaatgctattaaattGATCATCCATGAAGGCTATAACGATACCACTGTGGTCAATGACATTGCACTAGTCCAGCTCTCCTCTTCAGTGCAGTTTAATGATTATTTCCGTCCGGTGTGTCTTGCTGCAAGCAACAGCTCTTTTCCAAGTGGTACTAATGTCTGGGCCACAGGATGGGGTAGAATCAATAATATTA ATTCGGACGTCGCTCAAAAGCTGCAGGAGGTGAAGTTGCAGATTGTCAGTAACAGTGACTGTGCACAAAAATATTCACCATTTATTATCACAGATGGTATGATGTGTGCTATCTCTCCTGTGGGTGGACAGGACACATGCCAG GGTGATTCTGGAGGTCCACTGGAGGTGAAATTTAATGGAAGCTGGATTCAGGGTGGGATTGTGAGCTTTACCTCTGTAAGAGGATGTGCTTCCCCATCTATACCCAGTGGGTATACCAGAGTGTCTCAGTACGAAGACTGGATTAATAACAACACAGGCAACAATCAACCAGAATTTGTTGCATTCTCCTTTGGCAGTTACATCTCCCTCAACcacttctgtctttttctttctttcaccatCATCCCTTTCATTCTCCCTTCCTTATCCATCTACTAG